Proteins encoded together in one Prosthecobacter debontii window:
- a CDS encoding PVC-type heme-binding CxxCH protein, protein MQRTFLLFSTLGFLTASASALTLDEMNQRQQPIPTVPEKDLPPLKNAPEPFPGIVKHPGFEAHTWVRFPFIENPGSFGFDPKGRLFVVEANRFWRGVPDLRGANELIRGDFQAQTLDDRANLYKTWEARFPVGFFTNTADRLIRLEDRDGNGAADHRTLFSDRFHEALDGLGFSVLAEEDAVYFTCIPNLWKLTDKDDDGVADAEEAIVKGFGVRVSFLGHDLHGITRGPDGRLYFSVGDRGYHVTTKDGQVHAGGGRGAIFRCESDGSGFEVFCKGLRNPQELAFDEAGNLFTFDNTGDIGDLARMVYALEGSDSGWDMSHQSAHQYVTNLDWEDFHPQKSMWVAERMYDLFNEEQPQWVYPPASHVARGPSGVTWLTGESLPEDLRGKFLLANYRGASQGCTVLTVGLEAKGAGFAANSEDIFVEGVGVSDVELGYDGNIYLCDFGGGWSINTNGAIEVLTPKEPAQQKAGAEVKALFARGLKEETIPGLVTLLAHTDKRVRQAAQFELVKRKEINTLIAIAKDETKPVKSRLHGIWGLDQLGRQGIAVSEALLDLTTDKEADIRANAARTLGSVRVVESRDALLTLLNDTSPHVSSLAAVALRRIVKPGDEQVTEALYTLAAQTGKTEVDPVLRHSALSALDLIGTEAAAKAHSTDADREVRLTALLYLRRHESPDCATFLSDSDAQIRREAVRAIYDTTVVDGPAGDAVAALAKEAAAFPPTVQQRIVAANYRRGTADHARHLIQMVRDVTLDEATRTAALHALRLWEKQIVTDPVLGIYRPLPKAERTLAALGQAIETDLRALLAGDLDPHLASLALKLASETGVRLEAKTLRNFATNKTVAAEVRVAALDSLVTAYPTEAAPVVKDLMADSSATVSASALGHGFNLKLDGLTDIAREAISKGPLAKARAGITGLATTHPEEIEQLWKDRENKSLRHALWLDVYLALQALNTPSSQTLVTAYAATAPDAVYRLSETGGDSKLGELVFRNQGACMQCHKISGEGGVQGPDLTQVGERLKPEKLIESLVNPNAVIAPGYGLAAITKKDGQLVMARLAKETPTEVEVVGLDGKSSTISRADIATIAPPVSAMPPLGTALQPRDLRDLVAYLSSRTKGNKKATKDDASHGDEKIAK, encoded by the coding sequence ATGCAGAGAACCTTCCTTCTTTTTTCGACCCTGGGCTTTCTGACAGCCTCGGCATCCGCGCTCACGCTGGATGAAATGAACCAACGGCAGCAACCCATCCCGACGGTGCCGGAGAAGGATTTACCCCCCTTGAAAAATGCTCCGGAGCCCTTCCCGGGCATCGTGAAGCATCCAGGGTTCGAGGCTCACACCTGGGTGCGTTTTCCCTTTATTGAAAACCCCGGCAGCTTTGGTTTCGACCCGAAAGGGCGGCTATTCGTCGTCGAGGCCAACCGCTTCTGGCGCGGCGTGCCGGATCTTCGCGGAGCCAATGAACTGATCCGTGGGGACTTCCAGGCACAGACTTTGGACGATCGCGCCAATCTTTACAAAACCTGGGAAGCACGCTTCCCGGTGGGCTTCTTCACCAACACCGCAGATCGGCTCATCCGATTGGAAGACCGCGATGGCAATGGGGCTGCCGATCATCGCACCTTGTTTTCAGATCGCTTCCATGAGGCGCTGGATGGCCTGGGCTTCTCGGTGCTGGCGGAGGAGGATGCGGTGTATTTCACCTGCATCCCCAACCTGTGGAAACTGACCGACAAAGATGATGATGGCGTGGCCGATGCGGAGGAAGCCATCGTCAAAGGGTTCGGCGTGCGTGTGTCTTTCTTGGGGCACGACCTGCACGGCATCACTCGGGGTCCAGACGGGCGGCTTTATTTTTCCGTAGGAGATCGCGGATATCATGTGACTACGAAGGACGGCCAAGTCCATGCGGGTGGTGGACGCGGAGCCATCTTCCGTTGTGAATCCGATGGCAGCGGTTTTGAAGTGTTCTGCAAGGGGCTGCGCAATCCACAGGAACTGGCCTTTGATGAAGCGGGCAATCTTTTCACCTTCGATAACACGGGTGACATCGGTGACCTCGCCCGCATGGTGTATGCGCTGGAGGGCAGTGACTCGGGGTGGGACATGAGCCATCAGTCCGCCCATCAGTATGTGACTAATCTCGACTGGGAAGACTTTCACCCCCAGAAATCCATGTGGGTGGCTGAGCGCATGTATGACCTCTTCAATGAAGAGCAGCCTCAGTGGGTGTATCCTCCCGCCTCGCATGTGGCGCGTGGGCCTTCCGGCGTCACTTGGCTGACCGGTGAATCCCTGCCTGAAGATCTGCGCGGCAAGTTCCTGCTGGCCAACTACCGAGGTGCCTCTCAGGGCTGCACGGTGCTAACGGTGGGCCTTGAAGCGAAAGGCGCCGGCTTTGCCGCCAACTCCGAAGACATCTTTGTCGAGGGCGTGGGAGTCAGTGATGTGGAACTGGGCTACGATGGCAACATCTACCTGTGCGACTTCGGAGGAGGCTGGAGCATCAATACCAACGGTGCCATTGAAGTCTTAACCCCCAAAGAACCTGCCCAACAAAAAGCAGGCGCAGAAGTGAAAGCCCTGTTTGCGCGTGGCCTGAAAGAGGAAACGATTCCAGGTCTTGTCACCCTACTTGCTCACACCGACAAGCGTGTGCGTCAGGCGGCGCAGTTCGAGCTGGTGAAGCGCAAGGAGATCAATACGCTTATCGCCATCGCTAAAGATGAAACCAAACCTGTCAAAAGCCGCTTGCATGGCATTTGGGGGCTGGATCAGCTCGGACGCCAAGGAATCGCTGTTAGCGAAGCCCTTCTTGACCTAACGACAGATAAGGAAGCCGACATCCGTGCCAATGCCGCCCGCACTCTGGGGAGTGTGCGTGTGGTGGAGAGCCGGGATGCTCTGCTGACTCTGCTGAACGACACCTCACCTCATGTCAGCTCCCTCGCGGCTGTAGCACTGCGCCGCATTGTGAAGCCCGGCGATGAGCAAGTAACTGAGGCACTCTACACCTTAGCGGCCCAAACCGGCAAAACCGAGGTGGACCCGGTCCTGCGCCATTCCGCCCTCTCGGCCTTGGATCTGATTGGCACCGAAGCTGCCGCAAAAGCCCACAGCACAGATGCAGACAGGGAGGTGCGCCTCACCGCCCTGCTTTACCTGCGCCGCCATGAGAGCCCCGACTGCGCCACATTCCTCAGCGATAGCGATGCCCAGATCCGCCGTGAAGCGGTGCGTGCCATCTATGACACGACCGTAGTGGATGGCCCTGCCGGAGATGCTGTCGCGGCTCTAGCCAAGGAAGCGGCGGCTTTCCCACCGACCGTTCAGCAACGTATCGTCGCTGCGAACTACCGTCGCGGCACGGCTGACCATGCCCGCCATCTCATCCAGATGGTGCGCGACGTCACGCTCGATGAAGCCACCCGCACGGCAGCGCTGCATGCGCTACGCCTCTGGGAGAAACAAATCGTCACCGATCCTGTCCTGGGCATCTACCGTCCGCTGCCCAAAGCCGAACGCACCCTCGCGGCACTCGGCCAAGCCATCGAGACCGATCTACGCGCTTTGCTCGCAGGGGATCTCGATCCCCACCTCGCCTCTCTCGCCCTGAAGTTGGCCTCGGAAACGGGAGTTCGCTTGGAAGCCAAAACGCTGCGCAACTTTGCCACAAACAAAACCGTCGCCGCAGAGGTTCGCGTCGCTGCGCTGGACAGCCTCGTCACCGCTTATCCGACGGAGGCCGCACCTGTGGTGAAAGACCTCATGGCAGACAGCTCCGCCACAGTCTCCGCCTCTGCCTTGGGTCATGGCTTCAACTTGAAGCTGGACGGCCTCACCGACATTGCACGTGAAGCCATCTCAAAAGGTCCGTTGGCTAAAGCACGTGCTGGCATCACCGGACTCGCCACCACCCATCCTGAAGAGATCGAGCAGCTATGGAAGGATCGTGAGAACAAATCACTGCGCCACGCTCTCTGGCTGGATGTTTACCTCGCCCTCCAAGCGCTGAACACACCGAGCAGCCAAACCCTCGTAACCGCCTATGCCGCCACCGCACCTGACGCCGTCTATCGTCTCAGCGAAACCGGGGGTGATTCAAAACTCGGTGAACTCGTCTTCCGCAATCAAGGGGCCTGCATGCAGTGCCACAAGATCAGTGGGGAAGGCGGCGTTCAGGGCCCCGATCTCACTCAAGTGGGTGAGCGTCTGAAGCCTGAAAAACTGATCGAATCCCTGGTGAATCCGAATGCGGTCATCGCTCCTGGATATGGCCTCGCCGCCATCACCAAGAAAGATGGCCAGCTTGTCATGGCTCGCTTGGCGAAGGAAACCCCCACCGAGGTGGAAGTGGTCGGCCTGGATGGCAAGAGCAGCACGATCTCCCGTGCCGACATCGCCACCATCGCCCCCCCTGTCTCGGCCATGCCTCCGCTCGGCACGGCTCTCCAGCCTCGGGACCTGCGCGATCTCGTCGCCTACCTCTCCAGCCGCACTAAGGGCAACAAGAAAGCGACCAAGGATGACGCCAGCCATGGCGATGAGAAAATCGCGAAGTGA